From a single Corynebacterium kroppenstedtii DSM 44385 genomic region:
- a CDS encoding DNA-directed RNA polymerase subunit alpha, translating to MLISQRPQLTEEYIDSSRSRFVIEPLEPGFGYTLGNSLRRTLLSSIPGAAVTSVRIEGVLHEFTTVPGVTEDVSDIILNIKGLVLSSDSDDPVTMYIRKEGPGEVTAGDIMPPAGVEIHNPDMHIATLNEQGKLDIELVVERGRGYVPAAQATGEIGRIPVDQIYSPVLKVSYKVEATRVEQRTDFDRLVIDVETKNSITARDAMASAGGTLVELFGLARELNTAAEGIEIGPSPQESEHIQAYGMPIEDLNFSVRSYNCLKREEIHTVGELASRTESDLLDIRNFGQKSINEVKVKLAGLGLALKDAPEGYDVSEIEGYDAETGEWIDTEGEDIAE from the coding sequence ATGCTCATTTCACAGCGTCCACAGTTGACCGAGGAATACATTGACTCCTCGCGCTCACGGTTCGTCATCGAGCCGCTCGAGCCAGGTTTTGGTTACACCCTTGGCAACTCGCTGCGTCGTACGCTGCTGTCATCCATCCCGGGTGCAGCGGTCACAAGCGTCCGCATCGAGGGCGTCCTTCACGAATTCACGACGGTTCCCGGCGTGACCGAAGATGTCTCCGACATCATCCTGAACATCAAAGGTTTGGTTCTCTCGTCGGATTCCGACGACCCCGTAACCATGTACATTCGCAAAGAAGGACCGGGCGAGGTCACCGCGGGTGACATCATGCCTCCGGCCGGTGTGGAGATCCACAACCCGGACATGCACATCGCCACGCTGAATGAGCAGGGCAAACTCGACATCGAGCTCGTTGTTGAGCGTGGGCGCGGATACGTTCCCGCTGCCCAGGCGACCGGCGAGATCGGGCGTATTCCCGTCGACCAGATTTACTCACCTGTTCTCAAGGTGAGCTACAAGGTTGAAGCAACGCGTGTTGAACAGCGCACCGACTTCGACCGCCTGGTTATCGACGTCGAGACCAAGAATTCCATCACCGCCCGTGATGCGATGGCATCCGCTGGCGGAACCCTGGTTGAGCTCTTCGGACTCGCCCGCGAACTGAACACCGCTGCTGAAGGCATCGAGATTGGCCCCTCCCCGCAGGAGAGCGAGCACATCCAGGCCTACGGCATGCCCATTGAGGACCTGAACTTCTCCGTGCGCAGCTACAACTGCTTGAAGCGCGAAGAGATCCACACGGTCGGTGAACTGGCATCGCGCACCGAGTCCGATCTTCTGGACATCCGCAACTTCGGACAGAAATCCATCAACGAAGTCAAGGTCAAACTTGCTGGCCTGGGCCTCGCGCTGAAGGATGCGCCCGAAGGCTACGATGTGTCGGAAATCGAAGGCTATGACGCCGAAACAGGCGAGTGGATAGACACCGAAGGCGAAGACATCGCCGAGTAA
- the rpsD gene encoding 30S ribosomal protein S4, protein MARYTGPATRKSRRLRVDLVGGDANFERRPYPPGQAGRARIKESEYLLQLQEKQKARFTYGIMEKQFRRYYAEAHRRPGKTGDNLMVLLESRLDNVVYRAGLARTRRQARQLVSHGHFTVNGKKVNVPSFQVSQYDIIDVREKSRKMVWFDEAQEALADAVVPAWLQVVPSTLRILVHQLPERAQIEVPIQEQLIVEFYSK, encoded by the coding sequence ATGGCCCGTTATACCGGTCCCGCAACACGTAAATCCCGCCGTCTCCGCGTCGACCTCGTCGGTGGAGACGCCAACTTCGAGCGCCGCCCCTACCCTCCGGGACAGGCTGGCCGCGCCCGGATCAAAGAATCCGAATACCTGCTCCAGCTGCAGGAGAAGCAGAAAGCACGCTTCACCTACGGCATCATGGAAAAGCAGTTCCGCCGTTACTACGCCGAAGCGCACCGTCGCCCCGGCAAAACCGGTGACAACCTGATGGTCCTCCTGGAGTCCCGCTTGGACAACGTCGTCTACCGTGCTGGTCTTGCCCGCACGCGTCGCCAGGCACGCCAGTTGGTTTCCCACGGTCACTTCACCGTTAACGGCAAGAAGGTCAACGTTCCGTCCTTCCAGGTTTCCCAGTACGACATCATCGACGTGCGTGAGAAGTCCCGGAAGATGGTCTGGTTCGACGAAGCACAAGAAGCTCTTGCCGACGCCGTTGTGCCCGCATGGCTTCAGGTTGTTCCGTCAACCCTGCGCATCCTCGTGCACCAGCTGCCCGAGCGCGCTCAGATCGAGGTTCCGATCCAGGAACAGCTGATCGTCGAGTTCTACTCGAAGTAA
- the rpsM gene encoding 30S ribosomal protein S13, whose product MARLAGVDLPRNKRMEVALTYIYGIGPTSAKQLLEKTEISPDLRTDALTDDQVAKLRDAIEAEYTVEGDLRRQVQADIRRKIEIGSYQGLRHRRGLPVRGQRTKTNARTRKGPKKTIAGKKK is encoded by the coding sequence ATGGCACGCCTTGCAGGAGTTGACCTCCCGCGCAACAAGCGCATGGAAGTCGCTCTTACTTATATCTATGGCATTGGACCAACCAGTGCTAAGCAGCTTCTTGAGAAGACAGAAATCTCTCCTGACCTGCGCACCGACGCTCTGACCGACGATCAGGTCGCGAAGCTTCGTGACGCTATCGAGGCCGAGTACACCGTCGAAGGTGACCTCCGCCGCCAGGTTCAAGCTGACATCCGTCGGAAGATCGAAATCGGCAGCTACCAGGGTCTCCGCCACCGTCGTGGCCTGCCCGTTCGCGGTCAGCGCACCAAGACGAACGCTCGTACCCGTAAAGGCCCGAAGAAGACGATCGCAGGAAAGAAGAAGTAA
- the infA gene encoding translation initiation factor IF-1, translated as MAKKEGAIEVEGRIVEPLPNAMFRVELDNGHKVLAHISGKMRQHYIRILPEDRVVVELSPYDLSRGRIVYRYK; from the coding sequence ATGGCCAAGAAGGAAGGCGCCATCGAGGTCGAAGGCCGCATTGTCGAGCCTTTGCCCAACGCGATGTTCCGTGTAGAGCTGGACAACGGGCACAAGGTGCTCGCTCACATTTCCGGCAAAATGCGGCAACACTACATCCGTATTCTTCCCGAGGACCGCGTCGTGGTGGAGCTGTCTCCCTATGACCTGTCCCGTGGACGTATCGTCTACCGCTACAAGTAA
- the rpsK gene encoding 30S ribosomal protein S11 has product MPPKTRSGARRSGRRVVKKNVANGHAYIKSTFNNTIVSITDPNGAVISWASSGHVGFKGSRKSTPFAAQMAAESAARKAQEHGLKKVEVFVKGPGSGRETAIRSLQAAGLEVNSISDVTPQPHNGCRPPKRRRV; this is encoded by the coding sequence ATGCCTCCGAAGACTCGTTCCGGCGCACGCCGTTCTGGCCGTCGCGTCGTCAAGAAGAATGTGGCCAACGGCCACGCCTACATCAAGTCCACTTTCAACAACACCATCGTGTCCATCACGGACCCCAACGGTGCTGTTATCTCTTGGGCTTCCTCCGGACACGTCGGGTTCAAAGGATCCCGTAAGTCCACCCCCTTCGCCGCACAGATGGCCGCAGAATCCGCAGCTCGCAAGGCTCAGGAGCACGGCCTGAAGAAGGTTGAAGTTTTCGTCAAGGGCCCGGGGTCAGGTCGCGAGACCGCCATCCGTTCCCTGCAAGCAGCCGGCTTGGAAGTCAATTCCATCTCCGACGTCACGCCTCAGCCGCACAACGGCTGCCGTCCGCCGAAGCGTCGCCGCGTTTAA
- the rplQ gene encoding 50S ribosomal protein L17 has protein sequence MPTPKKGARLGGSPSHQRKILSNLAAQLFEHGAIRTTDAKAKLLRPYAEKLITKAKSGTLADRRNVAKLIPNKEIISVLFDDIAPKVADRSGGYTRIIKLENRKGDNAPMSQISLVTEELASSEASRATRAAASKKAEEEAASEAE, from the coding sequence ATGCCTACCCCTAAGAAGGGAGCCCGGCTCGGAGGATCCCCATCCCACCAGCGGAAGATCCTCTCCAACCTGGCAGCCCAACTTTTCGAACACGGCGCTATCCGCACAACAGACGCCAAAGCTAAGTTGCTGCGACCCTACGCCGAGAAGCTCATCACGAAGGCGAAGTCCGGCACTCTCGCTGATCGTCGCAACGTCGCGAAGTTGATCCCGAATAAAGAGATCATCTCCGTACTTTTCGACGACATCGCGCCGAAGGTTGCCGACCGCAGCGGTGGCTACACCCGCATCATCAAGCTGGAGAACCGCAAGGGTGACAACGCCCCCATGTCGCAGATCTCCCTGGTGACCGAGGAACTCGCCTCCAGCGAAGCCAGCCGCGCAACCCGCGCTGCAGCTTCCAAGAAAGCTGAAGAAGAAGCAGCTTCCGAGGCGGAGTAA